In one Bordetella pertussis 18323 genomic region, the following are encoded:
- a CDS encoding NAD(P)/FAD-dependent oxidoreductase: protein MTQTPNTGSPHRVVIVGGGAGGLELAAKLGRAHGRERVTLVDSRPFHIWKPSLHEAAAGTLDIHQEGLSYLMLANMCNFTFAQGELQGIERERRQIQVGPVADPSGQQVLPPRELSYDTLVLAMGSTSNFFNTPGAAEHAVTLDTTENAEQFRLTMLKAMVQVDLRKVHDPSARLDLVIVGGGATGVELAVELIEASHVVSAYGLPNFRADRDLVITLVEGAPRILSALPEKISRATHARLTELGVRVETDCRVAEVGADHVVTADGRRFEATMCLWAAGIEGPPLFRQLGLPLNRLGQLEVNERQESPDPHILALGDCCAAPWKDGRTVPARAQAAHQQADYLARKLTARLRNAAEPTEAYAYHDHGSLVSLGQGSGVGSLMGKLAGRGLFVSGTLARLMYMSLHLMHHRAVLGISRTATLALARLLMRRTRPRVKLH, encoded by the coding sequence ATGACGCAGACCCCGAATACAGGTTCCCCTCATCGCGTGGTCATCGTGGGCGGCGGCGCCGGCGGCCTCGAACTGGCCGCCAAGCTGGGCCGCGCCCACGGGCGCGAGCGCGTCACGCTGGTCGACAGCCGCCCTTTCCACATCTGGAAACCCTCCCTGCACGAAGCCGCCGCCGGCACGCTGGACATCCACCAGGAAGGCCTGTCCTACCTGATGCTGGCCAACATGTGCAACTTCACGTTCGCGCAAGGCGAATTGCAGGGCATCGAGCGCGAGCGGCGCCAGATCCAGGTCGGGCCGGTGGCCGACCCGTCCGGCCAGCAGGTCCTGCCGCCGCGCGAACTCTCGTACGATACGCTGGTGCTGGCCATGGGCAGCACTTCCAACTTCTTCAATACGCCGGGCGCGGCCGAACACGCCGTTACCCTGGACACCACCGAGAACGCCGAGCAGTTCCGCCTGACCATGCTCAAGGCCATGGTGCAGGTGGACCTGCGCAAGGTTCACGACCCCTCCGCGCGCCTGGACCTGGTCATCGTCGGCGGCGGGGCCACCGGCGTCGAACTGGCCGTGGAGCTGATCGAGGCCAGCCATGTGGTCAGCGCCTACGGACTGCCCAATTTCCGCGCCGACCGCGACCTGGTCATCACGCTGGTCGAAGGCGCGCCGCGCATTCTGTCGGCCCTGCCCGAGAAGATCTCGCGCGCGACCCACGCCCGCCTGACCGAGCTGGGCGTGCGCGTCGAAACCGATTGCCGGGTGGCCGAAGTCGGCGCCGACCATGTCGTCACCGCCGACGGCCGGCGCTTCGAGGCCACGATGTGCCTGTGGGCCGCCGGCATCGAAGGGCCGCCGCTGTTCCGGCAACTGGGCCTGCCGCTCAATCGGCTGGGCCAGCTGGAAGTCAACGAACGCCAGGAAAGCCCCGATCCCCACATCCTGGCGCTGGGCGATTGCTGCGCGGCGCCCTGGAAGGACGGACGCACCGTGCCGGCCCGCGCGCAGGCGGCGCACCAGCAGGCCGACTACCTGGCGCGCAAGCTGACGGCCCGCCTGCGCAACGCCGCCGAACCCACCGAGGCCTATGCGTACCACGACCACGGCTCGCTGGTTTCGCTGGGCCAGGGGTCCGGGGTGGGCAGCCTGATGGGCAAGCTGGCCGGGCGCGGCCTGTTCGTAAGCGGTACACTGGCGCGCCTGATGTACATGAGTCTGCACCTGATGCACCACCGCGCGGTACTCGGTATTTCGCGGACCGCCACGCTTGCCCTGGCGCGCCTGTTGATGCGGCGCACCCGTCCCAGGGTCAAACTGCACTGA
- a CDS encoding diacylglycerol kinase has product MAHTPHPSPFKSTGGLRRILNALRYSLQGLKAAIKYEAAFRQELVLAILLVPAAFFLGRTTDEVFILIASVILVLVAELLNSAIEALADALSVETHPLLGRAKDLGSAAVMLMLLFTLAVWVAVLISRFVLD; this is encoded by the coding sequence ATGGCCCATACCCCTCATCCCTCCCCCTTCAAGAGCACAGGCGGATTGCGCCGCATTCTCAACGCGCTGCGCTACTCGCTGCAAGGGCTGAAGGCAGCCATCAAATACGAGGCGGCGTTCCGCCAGGAGCTGGTCCTGGCCATCCTGCTGGTGCCCGCGGCATTCTTCCTGGGCCGCACCACCGACGAAGTCTTCATCCTGATCGCCTCGGTCATCCTGGTGCTGGTGGCCGAGCTGCTCAATTCCGCCATAGAGGCGCTGGCCGACGCCCTGTCGGTGGAGACCCATCCCCTGCTGGGCCGGGCCAAGGACCTCGGCAGCGCCGCGGTCATGCTGATGCTGCTGTTCACCCTGGCGGTCTGGGTGGCGGTGCTCATCAGCCGCTTCGTCCTGGACTGA
- a CDS encoding YihY/virulence factor BrkB family protein: MRLPRQIRLPHLRDIGALLTDSAREWSRHRASSKGAALSLYMVFSLAPMLILVIAVAGAFFGEEAVRSELFSQVRDLTGERGAEVIQTVLASAHESGSGWLAALLSICVLVFSATTAFAELKASLDELWDVKEDKSGLQGLVRSRMLSFGLVLVLALFLLLSLTLNAALGAAKGYYGDLWSTSAFAMAADWLSNLFSFAVVTALFAVVYKLLPSKRIPWLDVIPGAIVTAALFLAGKWGIGLYLGRGAAVSAYGAAGSLIALLLWIYYSAQIFFFGAVFTRQFAERFGSLRRAAPA, encoded by the coding sequence ATGCGCTTGCCACGCCAGATCCGCTTGCCCCACCTCCGCGACATCGGCGCGCTGCTGACCGATTCGGCCCGCGAATGGTCGCGCCATCGCGCTTCCAGCAAGGGGGCGGCGCTGTCGCTGTACATGGTGTTCTCGCTGGCGCCCATGCTGATCCTGGTGATCGCGGTGGCCGGCGCCTTCTTTGGCGAAGAGGCCGTGCGCTCGGAACTGTTCAGCCAGGTGCGCGACCTCACCGGCGAGCGCGGCGCCGAGGTGATCCAGACGGTGCTGGCCAGCGCGCACGAATCGGGCAGCGGCTGGCTGGCCGCGCTGCTGTCGATATGCGTGCTGGTGTTCAGCGCCACCACGGCCTTCGCCGAACTCAAGGCCAGCCTGGACGAACTGTGGGACGTCAAGGAAGACAAGAGCGGTTTGCAGGGGCTGGTGCGCAGCCGCATGCTGTCATTCGGCCTGGTGCTGGTGCTGGCGCTGTTCCTGCTGCTTTCGCTGACCCTCAACGCGGCGCTGGGCGCGGCCAAGGGATACTACGGCGATCTATGGAGCACATCGGCCTTCGCGATGGCGGCCGACTGGCTGTCGAACCTCTTTTCGTTCGCGGTGGTGACCGCGCTGTTCGCCGTGGTCTACAAGCTGCTGCCCAGCAAGCGCATTCCCTGGCTCGACGTGATACCCGGCGCGATCGTGACCGCGGCGCTGTTCCTGGCCGGCAAATGGGGCATCGGCCTGTACCTGGGACGCGGCGCGGCGGTATCGGCGTACGGGGCGGCGGGTTCGCTGATCGCGCTGCTGCTGTGGATCTATTATTCAGCGCAGATTTTCTTCTTCGGCGCCGTCTTCACCCGGCAGTTCGCCGAGCGCTTCGGCAGCCTGCGCCGGGCCGCCCCCGCCTGA
- the brkA gene encoding serum resistance autotransporter BrkA — MYLDRFRQCPSSLQIPRSAWRLHALAAALALAGMARLAPAAAQAPQPPVAGAPHAQDAGQEGEFDHRDNTLIAVFDDGVGINLDDDPDELGETAPPTLKDIHISVEHKNPMSKPAIGVRVSGAGRALTLAGSTIDATEGGIPAVVRRGGTLELDGVTVAGGEGMEPMTVSDAGSRLSVRGGVLGGEAPGVGLVRAAQGGQASIIDATLQSILGPALIADGGSISVAGGSIDMDMGPGFPPPPPPLPGAPLAAHPPLDRVAAVHAGQDGKVTLREVALRAHGPQATGVYAYMPGSEITLQGGTVSVQGDDGAGVVAGAGLLDALPPGGTVRLDGTTVSTDGANTDAVLVRGDAARAEVVNTVLRTAKSLAAGVSAQHGGRVTLRQTRIETAGAGAEGISVLGFEPQSGSGPASVDMQGGSITTTGNRAAGIALTHGSARLEGVAVRAEGSGSSAAQLANGTLVVSAGSLASAQSGAISVTDTPLKLMPGALASSTVSVRLTDGATAQGGNGVFLQQHSTIPVAVALESGALARGDIVADGNKPLDAGISLSVASGAAWHGATQVLQSATLGKGGTWVVNADSRVQDMSMRGGRVEFQAPAPEASYKTLTLQTLDGNGVFVLNTNVAAGQNDQLRVTGRADGQHRVLVRNAGGEADSRGARLGLVHTQGQGNATFRLANVGKAVDLGTWRYSLAEDPKTHVWSLQRAGQALSGAANAAVNAADLSSIALAESNALDKRLGELRLRADAGGPWARTFSERQQISNRHARAYDQTVSGLEIGLDRGWSASGGRWYAGGLLGYTYADRTYPGDGGGKVKGLHVGGYAAYVGDGGYYLDTVLRLGRYDQQYNIAGTDGGRVTADYRTSGAAWSLEGGRRFELPNDWFAEPQAEVMLWRTSGKRYRASNGLRVKVDANTATLGRLGLRFGRRIALAGGNIVQPYARLGWTQEFKSTGDVRTNGIGHAGAGRHGRVELGAGVDAALGKGHNLYASYEYAAGDRINIPWSFHAGYRYSF; from the coding sequence ATGTATCTCGATAGATTCCGTCAATGTCCGTCTTCCTTGCAGATCCCGCGTTCCGCGTGGCGCCTGCATGCGCTGGCCGCAGCTCTGGCGCTGGCCGGCATGGCCCGGCTGGCGCCCGCGGCGGCGCAGGCGCCGCAGCCGCCCGTGGCCGGCGCGCCGCATGCGCAGGACGCCGGGCAGGAAGGAGAGTTCGACCACCGGGACAACACGCTCATTGCAGTCTTTGACGACGGCGTCGGCATCAATCTCGACGACGATCCCGACGAGCTCGGCGAGACGGCGCCCCCCACGCTCAAGGACATCCACATCTCGGTGGAGCACAAGAACCCGATGAGCAAGCCGGCCATCGGGGTGCGTGTCAGCGGCGCCGGCCGCGCGCTGACGCTGGCCGGCTCGACCATCGATGCCACCGAGGGCGGCATTCCCGCAGTGGTACGGCGCGGCGGCACGCTGGAGCTGGATGGCGTCACCGTGGCGGGCGGGGAAGGGATGGAGCCGATGACGGTCTCTGACGCCGGCAGCCGCCTGAGCGTGCGCGGCGGCGTGCTGGGCGGCGAAGCGCCGGGCGTCGGCCTGGTCCGGGCCGCGCAAGGCGGCCAGGCGAGCATCATCGACGCGACGCTGCAGAGCATCCTCGGGCCCGCGCTCATTGCCGACGGCGGCTCCATTTCCGTCGCCGGCGGTTCGATCGACATGGACATGGGCCCGGGATTCCCGCCGCCGCCTCCACCGCTTCCCGGGGCGCCGCTGGCCGCGCATCCGCCGCTCGATCGCGTTGCCGCGGTGCACGCCGGCCAGGACGGCAAGGTGACACTGCGGGAGGTGGCGCTGCGGGCTCACGGGCCGCAGGCGACGGGCGTCTATGCGTATATGCCTGGCAGCGAAATCACCCTGCAGGGAGGCACAGTCAGCGTGCAGGGCGATGACGGGGCCGGCGTGGTCGCCGGCGCGGGCCTGCTCGACGCCTTGCCGCCCGGCGGCACGGTGCGGCTGGACGGAACCACGGTGTCGACCGATGGCGCCAACACCGATGCCGTGCTGGTTCGCGGCGACGCGGCGCGCGCCGAGGTCGTCAACACCGTGCTGCGCACCGCCAAGAGCCTGGCCGCCGGCGTATCGGCCCAGCATGGAGGCCGCGTCACGCTGCGGCAGACCCGCATCGAGACCGCGGGCGCGGGGGCCGAGGGCATCTCCGTGCTGGGCTTCGAGCCGCAGTCCGGCTCCGGCCCGGCCAGCGTCGACATGCAGGGCGGCAGCATCACCACGACCGGCAACCGCGCCGCCGGCATCGCGCTCACCCACGGCAGCGCCCGCCTGGAAGGCGTGGCGGTGCGCGCCGAGGGCAGCGGCTCGAGCGCCGCGCAGCTGGCCAACGGCACGCTGGTCGTCAGCGCAGGGTCGCTGGCCTCGGCCCAGTCCGGCGCGATCAGCGTGACCGACACGCCGCTGAAGCTGATGCCGGGCGCCCTGGCCAGCAGCACGGTCTCGGTCCGGTTGACCGACGGCGCCACGGCGCAAGGCGGCAATGGCGTGTTCCTCCAGCAGCATTCCACCATTCCGGTGGCGGTTGCCCTCGAGAGCGGCGCCCTGGCTCGCGGCGATATCGTCGCCGACGGCAACAAGCCCCTCGATGCCGGGATCTCCCTCAGCGTGGCCAGCGGCGCCGCCTGGCACGGCGCCACCCAGGTGCTCCAGTCGGCCACGCTGGGCAAGGGCGGAACCTGGGTCGTGAACGCCGACTCCCGGGTGCAGGACATGTCGATGCGCGGCGGGCGGGTCGAATTCCAGGCGCCCGCGCCCGAGGCCTCTTACAAGACCCTGACCCTGCAAACCCTGGACGGCAACGGCGTGTTCGTGCTGAACACCAACGTCGCCGCCGGGCAGAACGACCAGTTGCGGGTCACCGGCCGCGCCGATGGCCAGCACCGCGTGCTGGTGCGCAATGCCGGAGGCGAGGCCGACAGCCGGGGCGCCCGCCTGGGCCTGGTGCATACCCAGGGGCAGGGCAACGCCACCTTCCGGCTGGCCAACGTCGGCAAGGCGGTTGACCTGGGCACGTGGCGCTACAGCCTGGCGGAGGATCCGAAGACGCATGTCTGGAGCTTGCAGCGCGCGGGCCAGGCCCTGTCGGGGGCGGCCAATGCCGCCGTGAACGCGGCGGATCTTTCCAGCATCGCCCTGGCCGAGTCCAACGCGCTGGACAAGCGCCTGGGCGAGCTGCGCCTGCGCGCCGACGCCGGCGGGCCATGGGCGCGTACGTTCAGCGAGCGCCAGCAGATCAGCAACCGCCACGCCCGCGCCTACGACCAGACGGTCAGCGGGCTGGAGATCGGCCTGGACCGTGGCTGGAGCGCGTCGGGCGGGCGCTGGTACGCCGGCGGCCTGCTCGGCTACACCTATGCCGACCGCACCTATCCCGGCGACGGTGGCGGCAAGGTCAAGGGCCTGCACGTCGGCGGCTACGCCGCCTATGTCGGCGATGGCGGCTACTATCTCGACACCGTGCTGCGGCTGGGCCGCTACGATCAGCAATACAACATTGCCGGCACCGATGGCGGCCGCGTCACCGCCGACTACCGCACAAGCGGCGCCGCATGGTCGCTCGAAGGCGGGCGCCGGTTCGAGCTGCCCAACGACTGGTTCGCCGAACCGCAGGCCGAGGTCATGCTGTGGCGCACGTCAGGCAAGCGCTATCGCGCCAGCAATGGCCTGCGCGTCAAGGTGGACGCCAACACCGCCACGCTGGGCCGCCTGGGCTTGCGCTTCGGCCGCCGCATCGCCCTGGCCGGCGGCAACATCGTGCAGCCCTACGCCAGGCTCGGCTGGACGCAGGAGTTCAAAAGCACGGGCGATGTGCGCACCAATGGCATTGGCCATGCCGGCGCAGGCCGCCACGGCCGCGTGGAACTGGGCGCGGGCGTCGACGCCGCGTTGGGCAAGGGGCACAACCTCTATGCTTCGTACGAGTACGCGGCGGGCGACCGGATCAACATTCCGTGGTCGTTCCACGCCGGCTACCGCTACAGCTTCTGA
- the groL gene encoding chaperonin GroEL (60 kDa chaperone family; promotes refolding of misfolded polypeptides especially under stressful conditions; forms two stacked rings of heptamers to form a barrel-shaped 14mer; ends can be capped by GroES; misfolded proteins enter the barrel where they are refolded when GroES binds) yields MAAKQVLFADEARVRIVRGVNVLANAVKTTLGPKGRNVVLERSFGAPTVTKDGVSVAKEIELKDKFENIGAQLVKDVASKTSDNAGDGTTTATVLAQAVVQEGLKYVAAGFNPIDLKRGIDKAVAAAVEELKKLSKPVTTSKEIAQVGSISANSDASIGQIIADAMDKVGKEGVITVEDGKSLENELDVVEGMQFDRGYLSPYFINSPEKQVAALDDPYVLIYDKKVSNIRDLLPVLEQVAKSSRPLLIIAEDVEGEALATLVVNNIRGILKTTAVKAPGFGDRRKAMLEDIAILTGGTVISEETGMSLEKATLQDLGQAKRIEVAKENTTIIDGAGDGKSIEARVKQIRAQIEEATSDYDREKLQERVAKLAGGVAVIRVGAATEVEMKEKKARVEDALHATRAAVEEGVVPGGGVALLRAKQAITGLKGDTADQNAGIKLILRAVEEPLRTIVTNAGDEASVVVNTVLNGKGNYGYNAATGEYGDLVEQGVLDPTKVTRTALQNAASVASLLLTAEAAVVELMENKPAAAPAMPGGMGGMGGMGGMDF; encoded by the coding sequence ATGGCTGCCAAGCAAGTTCTGTTTGCCGACGAAGCCCGCGTGCGCATCGTGCGCGGCGTGAACGTCCTCGCCAACGCCGTCAAGACCACCCTGGGCCCCAAGGGTCGCAACGTCGTGCTGGAGCGCTCGTTCGGCGCCCCGACGGTGACCAAGGACGGCGTGTCCGTCGCCAAGGAAATCGAACTGAAGGACAAGTTCGAGAACATCGGCGCCCAGCTGGTCAAGGACGTTGCCTCCAAGACCTCCGACAACGCCGGTGACGGCACCACCACCGCCACCGTGCTGGCCCAGGCCGTCGTTCAGGAAGGCCTGAAGTACGTCGCCGCCGGCTTCAACCCGATCGACCTCAAACGCGGCATCGACAAGGCCGTGGCCGCCGCCGTGGAAGAGCTGAAGAAACTGTCCAAGCCGGTCACCACCAGCAAGGAAATCGCCCAGGTTGGCTCGATCTCGGCCAACAGCGATGCCTCGATCGGCCAGATCATCGCTGACGCGATGGACAAGGTCGGCAAGGAAGGCGTGATCACCGTCGAAGACGGCAAGTCGCTGGAAAACGAACTGGATGTCGTCGAAGGCATGCAATTCGACCGCGGCTACCTGTCGCCCTACTTCATCAACAGCCCGGAAAAGCAAGTCGCCGCGCTGGACGATCCGTATGTCCTGATCTACGACAAGAAGGTCAGCAACATCCGTGACCTGCTGCCCGTGCTGGAGCAAGTCGCCAAGTCGAGCCGTCCGCTGCTGATCATCGCCGAAGACGTCGAAGGCGAAGCGCTGGCCACCCTGGTCGTGAACAACATCCGCGGCATCCTGAAGACCACCGCCGTCAAGGCCCCGGGCTTCGGCGACCGTCGCAAGGCCATGCTGGAAGACATCGCCATCCTGACGGGCGGCACGGTGATCTCCGAAGAAACCGGCATGTCGCTGGAAAAGGCCACGCTGCAGGATCTGGGCCAGGCCAAGCGCATCGAAGTGGCCAAGGAAAACACCACGATCATCGACGGCGCCGGCGACGGCAAGTCGATCGAAGCGCGCGTCAAGCAGATCCGCGCCCAGATCGAGGAAGCCACCTCGGACTACGACCGCGAGAAGCTGCAAGAGCGCGTGGCCAAGCTGGCCGGCGGCGTTGCCGTGATTCGCGTCGGTGCTGCCACCGAAGTCGAAATGAAGGAAAAGAAGGCTCGCGTCGAAGACGCCCTGCACGCCACGCGTGCCGCGGTGGAAGAAGGCGTGGTTCCTGGCGGTGGCGTTGCGCTGCTGCGCGCCAAGCAGGCCATCACTGGCCTGAAGGGCGACACGGCTGACCAGAACGCCGGCATCAAGCTGATCCTGCGCGCTGTCGAAGAGCCCCTGCGCACCATCGTCACCAACGCCGGCGACGAAGCCAGCGTGGTGGTCAACACCGTGCTCAACGGCAAGGGCAACTACGGCTACAACGCCGCGACCGGCGAGTACGGCGACCTGGTCGAGCAAGGCGTGCTGGACCCGACCAAGGTCACCCGCACCGCGCTGCAGAACGCCGCTTCGGTGGCCAGCCTGCTGCTGACGGCCGAAGCCGCCGTGGTCGAGCTGATGGAAAACAAGCCCGCTGCTGCTCCGGCAATGCCCGGCGGCATGGGCGGCATGGGCGGCATGGGCGGCATGGACTTCTAA
- the groES gene encoding co-chaperone GroES, which yields MALRPLHDRVIVKRLDNERKTASGIVIPDSAAEKPDQGEVVAVGPGKKTEDGKILPVDLKAGDKVLFGKYAGQTVKVDGEELLVIREDEILAVIQ from the coding sequence ATGGCCCTGCGTCCCCTGCACGATCGCGTGATCGTCAAACGCCTGGACAACGAGCGCAAGACTGCCTCGGGCATCGTCATTCCCGACAGCGCCGCCGAAAAGCCGGATCAAGGTGAAGTCGTGGCCGTCGGCCCCGGCAAGAAGACCGAAGACGGCAAGATCCTGCCGGTCGACCTGAAGGCTGGCGACAAGGTCCTGTTCGGCAAGTACGCCGGCCAGACCGTCAAGGTCGATGGCGAAGAGCTGCTCGTCATCCGCGAGGACGAAATCCTCGCCGTGATCCAGTAA
- a CDS encoding DUF4286 family protein has translation MTHSKALLLVSMEPPAGMEAEFNDWYDTEHLPERAGLPGFETALRYVCVAGWPRYLALYDLSNIEVLDDKPYQDVSGERFSPWSKRVLNRVRGQSRMAAQQVYPRQAITQRAPRLLLLRFVGLTLQHEADLVSTLRSAFSNRAGVQQLRVYREPADNGPRFLALVEAHESFSHQEKTSGLGPYARHLDMINEYTPYWTRGALHGVYPES, from the coding sequence ATGACCCACTCCAAAGCCCTGCTGCTTGTCTCCATGGAACCGCCCGCCGGCATGGAAGCGGAATTCAACGACTGGTACGACACCGAGCACCTGCCGGAACGGGCCGGCCTGCCAGGATTCGAGACCGCCCTGCGATACGTGTGCGTGGCGGGCTGGCCGCGCTACCTGGCCTTGTATGACCTGTCGAATATCGAGGTCCTGGACGACAAGCCCTACCAGGACGTATCCGGCGAGCGCTTCAGCCCATGGAGCAAACGCGTGCTCAACCGGGTGCGCGGCCAGTCGCGCATGGCCGCGCAGCAGGTCTATCCCCGGCAGGCCATCACGCAACGCGCGCCAAGGCTGCTGCTGCTGAGGTTCGTCGGCTTGACGCTGCAACACGAGGCAGACCTAGTAAGCACGCTGCGCAGCGCTTTCTCGAACCGGGCCGGCGTTCAGCAGCTTCGCGTGTATCGCGAGCCCGCCGATAACGGCCCACGATTCCTGGCCTTGGTTGAAGCCCACGAATCCTTCTCGCACCAGGAAAAAACCTCTGGACTGGGCCCCTACGCCAGGCACTTGGACATGATCAACGAGTACACCCCATACTGGACGCGTGGCGCCTTGCACGGCGTGTATCCCGAGAGCTGA
- a CDS encoding aspartate/glutamate racemase family protein produces MHKSHYQRFIMPTAIRIGVLIPENNTRVAEELPLWLPGCRLEVVKIPRDKGLLNAAALPAYKENALALAREKLGTGDIDVVAYGCTAAGFLLGPVGDQELARQLRENTGKPVATIASSMTSVLTQDGIRKVAVVTPYSDAVNAQLKGFISNAGIEIAAFDSLYAKDVDELGRISAQAVSHIARQTMNDDCEAMFIACAQLPTFNVLHQLETEFGRPVYSSIQAMATQIQAIAS; encoded by the coding sequence GTGCACAAGTCACACTACCAAAGGTTCATCATGCCCACGGCCATACGCATCGGCGTCTTGATTCCAGAGAACAACACCAGGGTGGCAGAGGAACTGCCGCTCTGGCTGCCCGGCTGCCGCCTTGAAGTCGTCAAAATCCCACGAGACAAAGGCCTGCTGAATGCGGCGGCCTTGCCGGCCTACAAGGAAAACGCGCTGGCCCTGGCCAGGGAAAAGCTGGGTACCGGCGACATCGATGTCGTGGCATATGGCTGCACGGCCGCCGGATTCCTGCTGGGCCCCGTGGGCGACCAGGAACTGGCGCGCCAACTGCGCGAAAACACCGGCAAGCCCGTCGCGACCATAGCCAGCTCCATGACGTCCGTGCTGACCCAGGACGGCATACGCAAGGTTGCGGTGGTGACCCCGTACTCGGATGCCGTCAATGCCCAGCTGAAAGGCTTCATTTCAAATGCCGGCATCGAGATCGCCGCCTTCGACAGCCTGTACGCCAAGGATGTGGATGAGCTGGGCAGAATCAGCGCCCAGGCCGTCTCGCATATCGCCAGGCAGACCATGAACGACGATTGCGAAGCGATGTTCATCGCCTGTGCGCAATTGCCCACCTTCAACGTGCTGCACCAGCTTGAAACCGAATTCGGCCGGCCGGTCTATTCGTCGATCCAGGCCATGGCAACGCAAATCCAGGCAATCGCATCATGA
- a CDS encoding DUF4286 family protein yields MTKALLLAMMTPPGDLEEEFNEWYDTEHFPRLSTVPGFDRSSRYVAVKGWPKYVALYDLASVDALEHPQYTRAPGARFSPWAQRILTKLHGQYRFSGDQIYPGPALMGDRGRPLQVAVMRFREMPGAHEVALIEGLQAIVDSSEDLLQARVFRGSGPLQGDYIALVECRAHDPRIPVTASALGPAADHLDLMTFYIPYWRRGYVPSVFEAQ; encoded by the coding sequence ATGACGAAGGCCCTGCTGCTTGCCATGATGACCCCGCCCGGGGACCTGGAAGAAGAGTTCAACGAGTGGTACGACACGGAACACTTTCCGCGCCTGTCGACGGTTCCCGGCTTCGATCGCTCGTCGCGGTATGTCGCGGTAAAAGGATGGCCCAAATATGTGGCCCTGTACGACCTTGCCTCGGTCGATGCGCTTGAACACCCCCAGTACACGCGCGCTCCGGGCGCCCGCTTCTCGCCCTGGGCGCAGCGCATCCTGACCAAGCTGCATGGCCAGTACCGGTTTTCCGGCGACCAGATATACCCCGGCCCCGCCTTGATGGGAGATCGGGGCCGGCCGCTGCAAGTGGCGGTGATGCGTTTTCGCGAGATGCCGGGCGCCCATGAGGTAGCGCTCATCGAGGGGCTGCAGGCCATCGTGGATTCGTCTGAAGATCTGCTTCAGGCCAGGGTTTTCAGGGGATCCGGGCCACTGCAGGGCGACTATATCGCGCTGGTGGAATGCCGCGCGCACGACCCGCGGATTCCGGTCACCGCCAGCGCCCTTGGACCGGCGGCCGACCATCTGGACCTGATGACGTTCTACATCCCGTATTGGCGCAGAGGCTACGTGCCTTCGGTTTTCGAGGCTCAGTAA